A window of the Lactuca sativa cultivar Salinas chromosome 7, Lsat_Salinas_v11, whole genome shotgun sequence genome harbors these coding sequences:
- the LOC111914195 gene encoding uncharacterized protein LOC111914195 isoform X5, producing MLKAYCKWKKKVPDHFVWKPGEKMWSPRQIGDSIGHIVIAHPSEGERYYLRILLSKVRCPKSYDDLKSVNGVRVKTFREAALLHGYLLDDNTQQLCLEEASTFHMPYELRRLFATLLVYTCLNNPRQLWTCFEDAMLEDILRCNKETLSQSRHYAFHQIDCFLKSMGKHLRDFNVLPDDYDNSLFEDQTKEIKVEKSIHVSEEDLMTMHTLNEEQQLAFNTIIGRVDSNKLGAFFIDGPGGTGKTFLYRALLAKIRSEGHIPFASNRVILTTKNLFVDEINDILINKFPGLETEYINFDETADPNDQAQYEDLLHSLTPNGMSPHKLILKYNSPIILLRNMNPFEGLCNGTRLLCKDFQRNVIRAEISYGQFAGKEVFIHRIPMQPPSGEQYSVPFNSKTVIGKLQLLPNN from the exons ATGCTGAAAGCTTATTGCAAATGGAAGAAAAAG GTTCCAGATCACTTTGTGTGGAAACCAGGCGAGAAGATGTGGTCACCTAGGCAAATAGGTGATTCAATAGGTCACATTGTTATTGCTCATCCAAGTGAAGGCGAAAGGTATTATCTTAGGATTCTGTTATCGAAAGTTCGTTGTCCCAAATCATATGATGACTTGAAATCTGTCAACGGTGTGAGAGTTAAAACTTTTCGTGAAGCAGCTTTGCTACATGGCTATTTACTTGATGACAACACTCAACAACTATGCTTAGAAGAAGCATCAACATTTCACATGCCATATGAACTACGCAGACTTTTTGCAACACTTTTAGTTTATACATGTCTGAACAATCCTCGACAGTTGTGGACATGTTTTGAAGATGCAATGTTAGAAGATATCTTAAGATGTAATAAGGAAACACTTTCTCAAAGTAGACACTATGCATTTCACCAGATTGATTGCTTTTTAAAATCGATGGGAAAGCATCTTCGTGACTTTAATGTGTTACCTGATGATTATGATAATTCGCTTTTTGAAGACCAAACAAAAGAAATTAAAGTAGAAAAAAGTATTCATGTTTCCGAGGAAGATTTAATGACTATGCATACTCTTAACGAAGAACAACAACTTGCTTTTAATACGATAATTGGGAGAGTTGATTCTAATAAACTTGGTGCTTTTTTTATTGATGGTCCAGGTGGTACTGGAAAAACATTTCTATACAGAGCCTTGTTAGCTAAAATAAGATCTGAAGGACATATTCCTTTTGCTTCTAATCGTGTTATTTTGACCACCAAAAATTTGTTTGTTGATGAAATTAAtgacattttaataaataaatttccAGGTCTTGAGACTGAGTATATTAATTTTGATGAAACTGCTGATCCAAATGATCAGGCTCAATACGAAGACCTTTTGCACTCTTTAACTCCAAATGGTATGTCACCTCATAAActcattttaaagtataattcgcCTATTATTTTGTTAAGAAATATGAATCCATTTGAAGGCTTGTGTAATGGTACTAGGCTTTTGTGCAAAGACTTTCAAAGAAATGTAATACGTGCAGAGATAAGTTATGGACAGTTTGCTGGAAAAGAAGTTTTTATTCATAGAATTCCAATGCAACCACCAAGTGGTGAACAATATAGTGTTCCATTCAACAG CAAAACAGTTATAGGAAAGTTACAACTTCTTCCAAACAACTAA
- the LOC111914195 gene encoding uncharacterized protein LOC111914195 isoform X10 — MLKAYCKWKKKVPDHFVWKPGEKMWSPRQIGDSIGHIVIAHPSEGERYYLRILLSKVRCPKSYDDLKSVNGVRVKTFREAALLHGYLLDDNTQQLCLEEASTFHMPYELRRLFATLLVYTCLNNPRQLWTCFEDAMLEDILRCNKETLSQSRHYAFHQIDCFLKSMGKHLRDFNVLPDDYDNSLFEDQTKEIKVEKSIHVSEEDLMTMHTLNEEQQLAFNTIIGRVDSNKLGAFFIDGPGGTGKTFLYRALLAKIRSEGHIPFASNRVILTTKNLFVDEINDILINKFPGLETEYINFDETADPNDQAQYEDLLHSLTPNEISYGQFAGKEVFIHRIPMQPPSGEQYSVPFNSKTVIGKLQLLPNN; from the exons ATGCTGAAAGCTTATTGCAAATGGAAGAAAAAG GTTCCAGATCACTTTGTGTGGAAACCAGGCGAGAAGATGTGGTCACCTAGGCAAATAGGTGATTCAATAGGTCACATTGTTATTGCTCATCCAAGTGAAGGCGAAAGGTATTATCTTAGGATTCTGTTATCGAAAGTTCGTTGTCCCAAATCATATGATGACTTGAAATCTGTCAACGGTGTGAGAGTTAAAACTTTTCGTGAAGCAGCTTTGCTACATGGCTATTTACTTGATGACAACACTCAACAACTATGCTTAGAAGAAGCATCAACATTTCACATGCCATATGAACTACGCAGACTTTTTGCAACACTTTTAGTTTATACATGTCTGAACAATCCTCGACAGTTGTGGACATGTTTTGAAGATGCAATGTTAGAAGATATCTTAAGATGTAATAAGGAAACACTTTCTCAAAGTAGACACTATGCATTTCACCAGATTGATTGCTTTTTAAAATCGATGGGAAAGCATCTTCGTGACTTTAATGTGTTACCTGATGATTATGATAATTCGCTTTTTGAAGACCAAACAAAAGAAATTAAAGTAGAAAAAAGTATTCATGTTTCCGAGGAAGATTTAATGACTATGCATACTCTTAACGAAGAACAACAACTTGCTTTTAATACGATAATTGGGAGAGTTGATTCTAATAAACTTGGTGCTTTTTTTATTGATGGTCCAGGTGGTACTGGAAAAACATTTCTATACAGAGCCTTGTTAGCTAAAATAAGATCTGAAGGACATATTCCTTTTGCTTCTAATCGTGTTATTTTGACCACCAAAAATTTGTTTGTTGATGAAATTAAtgacattttaataaataaatttccAGGTCTTGAGACTGAGTATATTAATTTTGATGAAACTGCTGATCCAAATGATCAGGCTCAATACGAAGACCTTTTGCACTCTTTAACTCCAAATG AGATAAGTTATGGACAGTTTGCTGGAAAAGAAGTTTTTATTCATAGAATTCCAATGCAACCACCAAGTGGTGAACAATATAGTGTTCCATTCAACAG CAAAACAGTTATAGGAAAGTTACAACTTCTTCCAAACAACTAA
- the LOC111914195 gene encoding uncharacterized protein LOC111914195 isoform X12 codes for MLKAYCKWKKKVPDHFVWKPGEKMWSPRQIGDSIGHIVIAHPSEGERYYLRILLSKVRCPKSYDDLKSVNGVRVKTFREAALLHGYLLDDNTQQLCLEEASTFHMPYELRRLFATLLVYTCLNNPRQLWTCFEDAMLEDILRCNKETLSQSRHYAFHQIDCFLKSMGKHLRDFNVLPDDYDNSLFEDQTKEIKVEKSIHVSEEDLMTMHTLNEEQQLAFNTIIGRVDSNKLGAFFIDGPGGTGKTFLYRALLAKIRSEGHIPFASNRVILTTKNLFVDEINDILINKFPGLETEYINFDETADPNDQAQYEDLLHSLTPNGDQLQILLNHHNHHLLY; via the exons ATGCTGAAAGCTTATTGCAAATGGAAGAAAAAG GTTCCAGATCACTTTGTGTGGAAACCAGGCGAGAAGATGTGGTCACCTAGGCAAATAGGTGATTCAATAGGTCACATTGTTATTGCTCATCCAAGTGAAGGCGAAAGGTATTATCTTAGGATTCTGTTATCGAAAGTTCGTTGTCCCAAATCATATGATGACTTGAAATCTGTCAACGGTGTGAGAGTTAAAACTTTTCGTGAAGCAGCTTTGCTACATGGCTATTTACTTGATGACAACACTCAACAACTATGCTTAGAAGAAGCATCAACATTTCACATGCCATATGAACTACGCAGACTTTTTGCAACACTTTTAGTTTATACATGTCTGAACAATCCTCGACAGTTGTGGACATGTTTTGAAGATGCAATGTTAGAAGATATCTTAAGATGTAATAAGGAAACACTTTCTCAAAGTAGACACTATGCATTTCACCAGATTGATTGCTTTTTAAAATCGATGGGAAAGCATCTTCGTGACTTTAATGTGTTACCTGATGATTATGATAATTCGCTTTTTGAAGACCAAACAAAAGAAATTAAAGTAGAAAAAAGTATTCATGTTTCCGAGGAAGATTTAATGACTATGCATACTCTTAACGAAGAACAACAACTTGCTTTTAATACGATAATTGGGAGAGTTGATTCTAATAAACTTGGTGCTTTTTTTATTGATGGTCCAGGTGGTACTGGAAAAACATTTCTATACAGAGCCTTGTTAGCTAAAATAAGATCTGAAGGACATATTCCTTTTGCTTCTAATCGTGTTATTTTGACCACCAAAAATTTGTTTGTTGATGAAATTAAtgacattttaataaataaatttccAGGTCTTGAGACTGAGTATATTAATTTTGATGAAACTGCTGATCCAAATGATCAGGCTCAATACGAAGACCTTTTGCACTCTTTAACTCCAAATG GTGACCAGTTACAAATATTGTTGAACCATCACAATCATCATCTCTTATATTGA
- the LOC111914195 gene encoding uncharacterized protein LOC111914195 isoform X6, whose product MLKAYCKWKKKVPDHFVWKPGEKMWSPRQIGDSIGHIVIAHPSEGERYYLRILLSKVRCPKSYDDLKSVNGVRVKTFREAALLHGYLLDDNTQQLCLEEASTFHMPYELRRLFATLLVYTCLNNPRQLWTCFEDAMLEDILRCNKETLSQSRHYAFHQIDCFLKSMGKHLRDFNVLPDDYDNSLFEDQTKEIKVEKSIHVSEEDLMTMHTLNEEQQLAFNTIIGRVDSNKLGAFFIDGPGGTGKTFLYRALLAKIRSEGHIPFASNRVILTTKNLFVDEINDILINKFPGLETEYINFDETADPNDQAQYEDLLHSLTPNGMSPHKLILKYNSPIILLRNMNPFEGLCNGTRLLCKDFQRNVIRAEISYGQFAGKEVFIHRIPMQPPSGEQYSVPFNR is encoded by the exons ATGCTGAAAGCTTATTGCAAATGGAAGAAAAAG GTTCCAGATCACTTTGTGTGGAAACCAGGCGAGAAGATGTGGTCACCTAGGCAAATAGGTGATTCAATAGGTCACATTGTTATTGCTCATCCAAGTGAAGGCGAAAGGTATTATCTTAGGATTCTGTTATCGAAAGTTCGTTGTCCCAAATCATATGATGACTTGAAATCTGTCAACGGTGTGAGAGTTAAAACTTTTCGTGAAGCAGCTTTGCTACATGGCTATTTACTTGATGACAACACTCAACAACTATGCTTAGAAGAAGCATCAACATTTCACATGCCATATGAACTACGCAGACTTTTTGCAACACTTTTAGTTTATACATGTCTGAACAATCCTCGACAGTTGTGGACATGTTTTGAAGATGCAATGTTAGAAGATATCTTAAGATGTAATAAGGAAACACTTTCTCAAAGTAGACACTATGCATTTCACCAGATTGATTGCTTTTTAAAATCGATGGGAAAGCATCTTCGTGACTTTAATGTGTTACCTGATGATTATGATAATTCGCTTTTTGAAGACCAAACAAAAGAAATTAAAGTAGAAAAAAGTATTCATGTTTCCGAGGAAGATTTAATGACTATGCATACTCTTAACGAAGAACAACAACTTGCTTTTAATACGATAATTGGGAGAGTTGATTCTAATAAACTTGGTGCTTTTTTTATTGATGGTCCAGGTGGTACTGGAAAAACATTTCTATACAGAGCCTTGTTAGCTAAAATAAGATCTGAAGGACATATTCCTTTTGCTTCTAATCGTGTTATTTTGACCACCAAAAATTTGTTTGTTGATGAAATTAAtgacattttaataaataaatttccAGGTCTTGAGACTGAGTATATTAATTTTGATGAAACTGCTGATCCAAATGATCAGGCTCAATACGAAGACCTTTTGCACTCTTTAACTCCAAATGGTATGTCACCTCATAAActcattttaaagtataattcgcCTATTATTTTGTTAAGAAATATGAATCCATTTGAAGGCTTGTGTAATGGTACTAGGCTTTTGTGCAAAGACTTTCAAAGAAATGTAATACGTGCAGAGATAAGTTATGGACAGTTTGCTGGAAAAGAAGTTTTTATTCATAGAATTCCAATGCAACCACCAAGTGGTGAACAATATAGTGTTCCATTCAACAG GTGA
- the LOC111914195 gene encoding uncharacterized protein LOC111914195 isoform X3, whose product MLKAYCKWKKKVPDHFVWKPGEKMWSPRQIGDSIGHIVIAHPSEGERYYLRILLSKVRCPKSYDDLKSVNGVRVKTFREAALLHGYLLDDNTQQLCLEEASTFHMPYELRRLFATLLVYTCLNNPRQLWTCFEDAMLEDILRCNKETLSQSRHYAFHQIDCFLKSMGKHLRDFNVLPDDYDNSLFEDQTKEIKVEKSIHVSEEDLMTMHTLNEEQQLAFNTIIGRVDSNKLGAFFIDGPGGTGKTFLYRALLAKIRSEGHIPFASNRVILTTKNLFVDEINDILINKFPGLETEYINFDETADPNDQAQYEDLLHSLTPNGMSPHKLILKYNSPIILLRNMNPFEGLCNGTRLLCKDFQRNVIRAEISYGQFAGKEVFIHRIPMQPPSGEQYSVPFNSTTTKNIVYRDVLQRAQHSYM is encoded by the exons ATGCTGAAAGCTTATTGCAAATGGAAGAAAAAG GTTCCAGATCACTTTGTGTGGAAACCAGGCGAGAAGATGTGGTCACCTAGGCAAATAGGTGATTCAATAGGTCACATTGTTATTGCTCATCCAAGTGAAGGCGAAAGGTATTATCTTAGGATTCTGTTATCGAAAGTTCGTTGTCCCAAATCATATGATGACTTGAAATCTGTCAACGGTGTGAGAGTTAAAACTTTTCGTGAAGCAGCTTTGCTACATGGCTATTTACTTGATGACAACACTCAACAACTATGCTTAGAAGAAGCATCAACATTTCACATGCCATATGAACTACGCAGACTTTTTGCAACACTTTTAGTTTATACATGTCTGAACAATCCTCGACAGTTGTGGACATGTTTTGAAGATGCAATGTTAGAAGATATCTTAAGATGTAATAAGGAAACACTTTCTCAAAGTAGACACTATGCATTTCACCAGATTGATTGCTTTTTAAAATCGATGGGAAAGCATCTTCGTGACTTTAATGTGTTACCTGATGATTATGATAATTCGCTTTTTGAAGACCAAACAAAAGAAATTAAAGTAGAAAAAAGTATTCATGTTTCCGAGGAAGATTTAATGACTATGCATACTCTTAACGAAGAACAACAACTTGCTTTTAATACGATAATTGGGAGAGTTGATTCTAATAAACTTGGTGCTTTTTTTATTGATGGTCCAGGTGGTACTGGAAAAACATTTCTATACAGAGCCTTGTTAGCTAAAATAAGATCTGAAGGACATATTCCTTTTGCTTCTAATCGTGTTATTTTGACCACCAAAAATTTGTTTGTTGATGAAATTAAtgacattttaataaataaatttccAGGTCTTGAGACTGAGTATATTAATTTTGATGAAACTGCTGATCCAAATGATCAGGCTCAATACGAAGACCTTTTGCACTCTTTAACTCCAAATGGTATGTCACCTCATAAActcattttaaagtataattcgcCTATTATTTTGTTAAGAAATATGAATCCATTTGAAGGCTTGTGTAATGGTACTAGGCTTTTGTGCAAAGACTTTCAAAGAAATGTAATACGTGCAGAGATAAGTTATGGACAGTTTGCTGGAAAAGAAGTTTTTATTCATAGAATTCCAATGCAACCACCAAGTGGTGAACAATATAGTGTTCCATTCAACAG TACAACAACTAAAAACATTGTCTACCGGGACGTTTTACAACGAGCTCAACATTCTTACAT GTGA
- the LOC111914195 gene encoding uncharacterized protein LOC111914195 isoform X11, with protein sequence MLKAYCKWKKKVPDHFVWKPGEKMWSPRQIGDSIGHIVIAHPSEGERYYLRILLSKVRCPKSYDDLKSVNGVRVKTFREAALLHGYLLDDNTQQLCLEEASTFHMPYELRRLFATLLVYTCLNNPRQLWTCFEDAMLEDILRCNKETLSQSRHYAFHQIDCFLKSMGKHLRDFNVLPDDYDNSLFEDQTKEIKVEKSIHVSEEDLMTMHTLNEEQQLAFNTIIGRVDSNKLGAFFIDGPGGTGKTFLYRALLAKIRSEGHIPFASNRVILTTKNLFVDEINDILINKFPGLETEYINFDETADPNDQAQYEDLLHSLTPNEISYGQFAGKEVFIHRIPMQPPSGEQYSVPFNR encoded by the exons ATGCTGAAAGCTTATTGCAAATGGAAGAAAAAG GTTCCAGATCACTTTGTGTGGAAACCAGGCGAGAAGATGTGGTCACCTAGGCAAATAGGTGATTCAATAGGTCACATTGTTATTGCTCATCCAAGTGAAGGCGAAAGGTATTATCTTAGGATTCTGTTATCGAAAGTTCGTTGTCCCAAATCATATGATGACTTGAAATCTGTCAACGGTGTGAGAGTTAAAACTTTTCGTGAAGCAGCTTTGCTACATGGCTATTTACTTGATGACAACACTCAACAACTATGCTTAGAAGAAGCATCAACATTTCACATGCCATATGAACTACGCAGACTTTTTGCAACACTTTTAGTTTATACATGTCTGAACAATCCTCGACAGTTGTGGACATGTTTTGAAGATGCAATGTTAGAAGATATCTTAAGATGTAATAAGGAAACACTTTCTCAAAGTAGACACTATGCATTTCACCAGATTGATTGCTTTTTAAAATCGATGGGAAAGCATCTTCGTGACTTTAATGTGTTACCTGATGATTATGATAATTCGCTTTTTGAAGACCAAACAAAAGAAATTAAAGTAGAAAAAAGTATTCATGTTTCCGAGGAAGATTTAATGACTATGCATACTCTTAACGAAGAACAACAACTTGCTTTTAATACGATAATTGGGAGAGTTGATTCTAATAAACTTGGTGCTTTTTTTATTGATGGTCCAGGTGGTACTGGAAAAACATTTCTATACAGAGCCTTGTTAGCTAAAATAAGATCTGAAGGACATATTCCTTTTGCTTCTAATCGTGTTATTTTGACCACCAAAAATTTGTTTGTTGATGAAATTAAtgacattttaataaataaatttccAGGTCTTGAGACTGAGTATATTAATTTTGATGAAACTGCTGATCCAAATGATCAGGCTCAATACGAAGACCTTTTGCACTCTTTAACTCCAAATG AGATAAGTTATGGACAGTTTGCTGGAAAAGAAGTTTTTATTCATAGAATTCCAATGCAACCACCAAGTGGTGAACAATATAGTGTTCCATTCAACAG GTGA
- the LOC111914195 gene encoding uncharacterized protein LOC111914195 isoform X9 has translation MLKAYCKWKKKVPDHFVWKPGEKMWSPRQIGDSIGHIVIAHPSEGERYYLRILLSKVRCPKSYDDLKSVNGVRVKTFREAALLHGYLLDDNTQQLCLEEASTFHMPYELRRLFATLLVYTCLNNPRQLWTCFEDAMLEDILRCNKETLSQSRHYAFHQIDCFLKSMGKHLRDFNVLPDDYDNSLFEDQTKEIKVEKSIHVSEEDLMTMHTLNEEQQLAFNTIIGRVDSNKLGAFFIDGPGGTGKTFLYRALLAKIRSEGHIPFASNRVILTTKNLFVDEINDILINKFPGLETEYINFDETADPNDQAQYEDLLHSLTPNEISYGQFAGKEVFIHRIPMQPPSGEQYSVPFNSTTTKNIVYRDVLQRAQHSYM, from the exons ATGCTGAAAGCTTATTGCAAATGGAAGAAAAAG GTTCCAGATCACTTTGTGTGGAAACCAGGCGAGAAGATGTGGTCACCTAGGCAAATAGGTGATTCAATAGGTCACATTGTTATTGCTCATCCAAGTGAAGGCGAAAGGTATTATCTTAGGATTCTGTTATCGAAAGTTCGTTGTCCCAAATCATATGATGACTTGAAATCTGTCAACGGTGTGAGAGTTAAAACTTTTCGTGAAGCAGCTTTGCTACATGGCTATTTACTTGATGACAACACTCAACAACTATGCTTAGAAGAAGCATCAACATTTCACATGCCATATGAACTACGCAGACTTTTTGCAACACTTTTAGTTTATACATGTCTGAACAATCCTCGACAGTTGTGGACATGTTTTGAAGATGCAATGTTAGAAGATATCTTAAGATGTAATAAGGAAACACTTTCTCAAAGTAGACACTATGCATTTCACCAGATTGATTGCTTTTTAAAATCGATGGGAAAGCATCTTCGTGACTTTAATGTGTTACCTGATGATTATGATAATTCGCTTTTTGAAGACCAAACAAAAGAAATTAAAGTAGAAAAAAGTATTCATGTTTCCGAGGAAGATTTAATGACTATGCATACTCTTAACGAAGAACAACAACTTGCTTTTAATACGATAATTGGGAGAGTTGATTCTAATAAACTTGGTGCTTTTTTTATTGATGGTCCAGGTGGTACTGGAAAAACATTTCTATACAGAGCCTTGTTAGCTAAAATAAGATCTGAAGGACATATTCCTTTTGCTTCTAATCGTGTTATTTTGACCACCAAAAATTTGTTTGTTGATGAAATTAAtgacattttaataaataaatttccAGGTCTTGAGACTGAGTATATTAATTTTGATGAAACTGCTGATCCAAATGATCAGGCTCAATACGAAGACCTTTTGCACTCTTTAACTCCAAATG AGATAAGTTATGGACAGTTTGCTGGAAAAGAAGTTTTTATTCATAGAATTCCAATGCAACCACCAAGTGGTGAACAATATAGTGTTCCATTCAACAG TACAACAACTAAAAACATTGTCTACCGGGACGTTTTACAACGAGCTCAACATTCTTACATGTGA
- the LOC111914195 gene encoding uncharacterized protein LOC111914195 isoform X2 — MLKAYCKWKKKVPDHFVWKPGEKMWSPRQIGDSIGHIVIAHPSEGERYYLRILLSKVRCPKSYDDLKSVNGVRVKTFREAALLHGYLLDDNTQQLCLEEASTFHMPYELRRLFATLLVYTCLNNPRQLWTCFEDAMLEDILRCNKETLSQSRHYAFHQIDCFLKSMGKHLRDFNVLPDDYDNSLFEDQTKEIKVEKSIHVSEEDLMTMHTLNEEQQLAFNTIIGRVDSNKLGAFFIDGPGGTGKTFLYRALLAKIRSEGHIPFASNRVILTTKNLFVDEINDILINKFPGLETEYINFDETADPNDQAQYEDLLHSLTPNGMSPHKLILKYNSPIILLRNMNPFEGLCNGTRLLCKDFQRNVIRAEISYGQFAGKEVFIHRIPMQPPSGEQYSVPFNRSLSFHMDNSKLHFHVQKRLKI, encoded by the exons ATGCTGAAAGCTTATTGCAAATGGAAGAAAAAG GTTCCAGATCACTTTGTGTGGAAACCAGGCGAGAAGATGTGGTCACCTAGGCAAATAGGTGATTCAATAGGTCACATTGTTATTGCTCATCCAAGTGAAGGCGAAAGGTATTATCTTAGGATTCTGTTATCGAAAGTTCGTTGTCCCAAATCATATGATGACTTGAAATCTGTCAACGGTGTGAGAGTTAAAACTTTTCGTGAAGCAGCTTTGCTACATGGCTATTTACTTGATGACAACACTCAACAACTATGCTTAGAAGAAGCATCAACATTTCACATGCCATATGAACTACGCAGACTTTTTGCAACACTTTTAGTTTATACATGTCTGAACAATCCTCGACAGTTGTGGACATGTTTTGAAGATGCAATGTTAGAAGATATCTTAAGATGTAATAAGGAAACACTTTCTCAAAGTAGACACTATGCATTTCACCAGATTGATTGCTTTTTAAAATCGATGGGAAAGCATCTTCGTGACTTTAATGTGTTACCTGATGATTATGATAATTCGCTTTTTGAAGACCAAACAAAAGAAATTAAAGTAGAAAAAAGTATTCATGTTTCCGAGGAAGATTTAATGACTATGCATACTCTTAACGAAGAACAACAACTTGCTTTTAATACGATAATTGGGAGAGTTGATTCTAATAAACTTGGTGCTTTTTTTATTGATGGTCCAGGTGGTACTGGAAAAACATTTCTATACAGAGCCTTGTTAGCTAAAATAAGATCTGAAGGACATATTCCTTTTGCTTCTAATCGTGTTATTTTGACCACCAAAAATTTGTTTGTTGATGAAATTAAtgacattttaataaataaatttccAGGTCTTGAGACTGAGTATATTAATTTTGATGAAACTGCTGATCCAAATGATCAGGCTCAATACGAAGACCTTTTGCACTCTTTAACTCCAAATGGTATGTCACCTCATAAActcattttaaagtataattcgcCTATTATTTTGTTAAGAAATATGAATCCATTTGAAGGCTTGTGTAATGGTACTAGGCTTTTGTGCAAAGACTTTCAAAGAAATGTAATACGTGCAGAGATAAGTTATGGACAGTTTGCTGGAAAAGAAGTTTTTATTCATAGAATTCCAATGCAACCACCAAGTGGTGAACAATATAGTGTTCCATTCAACAG GAGCCTGTCTTTTCACATGGACAACTCTAAGTTGCACTTTCACGTGCAAAAAAGattgaaaatataa
- the LOC111914195 gene encoding uncharacterized protein LOC111914195 isoform X8 — MLKAYCKWKKKVPDHFVWKPGEKMWSPRQIGDSIGHIVIAHPSEGERYYLRILLSKVRCPKSYDDLKSVNGVRVKTFREAALLHGYLLDDNTQQLCLEEASTFHMPYELRRLFATLLVYTCLNNPRQLWTCFEDAMLEDILRCNKETLSQSRHYAFHQIDCFLKSMGKHLRDFNVLPDDYDNSLFEDQTKEIKVEKSIHVSEEDLMTMHTLNEEQQLAFNTIIGRVDSNKLGAFFIDGPGGTGKTFLYRALLAKIRSEGHIPFASNRVILTTKNLFVDEINDILINKFPGLETEYINFDETADPNDQAQYEDLLHSLTPNEISYGQFAGKEVFIHRIPMQPPSGEQYSVPFNRSLSFHMDNSKLHFHVQKRLKI; from the exons ATGCTGAAAGCTTATTGCAAATGGAAGAAAAAG GTTCCAGATCACTTTGTGTGGAAACCAGGCGAGAAGATGTGGTCACCTAGGCAAATAGGTGATTCAATAGGTCACATTGTTATTGCTCATCCAAGTGAAGGCGAAAGGTATTATCTTAGGATTCTGTTATCGAAAGTTCGTTGTCCCAAATCATATGATGACTTGAAATCTGTCAACGGTGTGAGAGTTAAAACTTTTCGTGAAGCAGCTTTGCTACATGGCTATTTACTTGATGACAACACTCAACAACTATGCTTAGAAGAAGCATCAACATTTCACATGCCATATGAACTACGCAGACTTTTTGCAACACTTTTAGTTTATACATGTCTGAACAATCCTCGACAGTTGTGGACATGTTTTGAAGATGCAATGTTAGAAGATATCTTAAGATGTAATAAGGAAACACTTTCTCAAAGTAGACACTATGCATTTCACCAGATTGATTGCTTTTTAAAATCGATGGGAAAGCATCTTCGTGACTTTAATGTGTTACCTGATGATTATGATAATTCGCTTTTTGAAGACCAAACAAAAGAAATTAAAGTAGAAAAAAGTATTCATGTTTCCGAGGAAGATTTAATGACTATGCATACTCTTAACGAAGAACAACAACTTGCTTTTAATACGATAATTGGGAGAGTTGATTCTAATAAACTTGGTGCTTTTTTTATTGATGGTCCAGGTGGTACTGGAAAAACATTTCTATACAGAGCCTTGTTAGCTAAAATAAGATCTGAAGGACATATTCCTTTTGCTTCTAATCGTGTTATTTTGACCACCAAAAATTTGTTTGTTGATGAAATTAAtgacattttaataaataaatttccAGGTCTTGAGACTGAGTATATTAATTTTGATGAAACTGCTGATCCAAATGATCAGGCTCAATACGAAGACCTTTTGCACTCTTTAACTCCAAATG AGATAAGTTATGGACAGTTTGCTGGAAAAGAAGTTTTTATTCATAGAATTCCAATGCAACCACCAAGTGGTGAACAATATAGTGTTCCATTCAACAG GAGCCTGTCTTTTCACATGGACAACTCTAAGTTGCACTTTCACGTGCAAAAAAGattgaaaatataa